The stretch of DNA TCCCCCAGAACTGCCCCCGGCCAACGCCATTCTCAACCCCAAGCTGCTGTCTGAAACCTCTCCCTACCGGGGCGTGGCCGGAGTAGGGGTGGCCTACATCTTGGCAATCTGTCTGGCCCAGGCACTCGGCAAAACCCAAGACTTAACCGGGCCGCTACTGGAGCTGTTTACGCTGGGCACAATTGCCGACCTCGCCCCCTTAGTAGGCGTCAACCGCCGCTGGGTGCGCCGGGGGCTAAAGCTGCTGGCCCGCTCAAGAATTTTGGGCGTGCAGGCGCTGGTACAGGTGGCGGGCCTGAGCGACCAGAACAAAACGCTGAAACCAGAGCATATCGGGTTCCGTCTTGGCCCCCGAATCAATGCCGTAGGACGGTTGAGCGATCCTCAAGTAGTGATCGAAATGCTCACCACCGAAGATGTCGGGGTGGCGCTAGAACGGGCGATTCAGTGCGAGCAGATCAATCAGACCCGTCAAGACCTGTGCCAGCAGATCGAGCAGGAAGCCATAGCCTGGTGCGAAGCCCAGCAGCAGACAGGCAAACTCGACTTTTCCCAAGAGCGAGTGCTGGTGGTGGTGCAGCCCGGCTGGCATCACGGCGTAATTGGCATTGTGGCCTCCCGGTTAGTAGAGCGGTATGGAGTGCCAGTGTTTATCGGCACCTATGAAGATAGTGAGCAGAAAGAGATTCGAGGATCGGCCCGAGGCATCCCTGAGTTTCATGTGTTTGAAGCCCTGCAAGCCTGTGGTGACCTGCTAGACAAATTTGGCGGCCACAAGGCAGCAGGCGGATTTTCCTTTTCAGCCAAACGCCTGCGGCAGGTCAAAACTCGCCTGGTCAACTACGCCCGCCAACAGCTACAGCTCGAACACCTCAAGCCACTGGTGCGGGTCGATGTCCAGGCCAATCTATCAGAGCTCAACTTGGCCCTCCATGACCAGGTCGATCAGCTCCATCCCTGCGGCATGGAAAACTCCGATCCGGTGTTCTGGACACCTAGCGTACAGGTTCTAGAGCAGCAGACCGTAGGCCGCAGCCGCGATCACCTGAAGCTGCGGGTGGCTCAGACCAATAGCGACGGCACCCTCAGCGAAATTAAAGCGATCGCATGGCGCTGGGGCGAGTATTGCCCCCTACCTGACTTAATAGACATTGCCTATAAGCTCAAGGTCAACGAGTGGCAGGGCAACCGATCTGTAGAGCTAGAGCTCGTCGGCGTGCGGCTCCCTATCGCCCCGCCCCCGCCTCAATCTGCCCCATTGCCCCTACCTCCTCCACCCCCTCCAGCTCCCTCCAAATCCCCCACCCTACCCTTTGAAAACTCCCCGCCCAAAGCAGCTGCCCGCTCTACCTTCAAAGTGATGAGAGAGCTGCCTGCCTCTGAGCCTATTGCAACCGAGCCAGAATCCACACCCGAACCTACACCCGAATCTCCTCCAAGAGCGCTTGATGAAGCCGCGCCCCCCTTAGAGAACCCTCAAGACTGGCCCAATCGGGCCGAATTTTTCTACAGCAGGCGGCGCTACACGACTCAGGTGGCGACAACGGGTACGGCGCGGGAGCTGACCATCCGCAACCCTGAGGGGCAGAGGCTAGTGGTGATGCTGCCAGAACGGCAGGGCTTTCTCTGCATTCCTGGCGATCCACCGCGCCCGGTAGACCTAGCCGAGCCGTACTACTTCAACCTGTTGCGAGCCGGTCTGAGTGCCCTGGAGATTCGGCAAAAGACGCGCCTGCTGATTGAAAAAGACGAGCTGCTGGCCGAAAAAAATAACCACATCGACACGCTGATCCAGCAGGTAGCCCTGCTTGAGCAAAAGCTCAACCAGCTTTCGAGCGAGCAGCGCCAGCAGTTTAAAGCATTGCAGCAAGAGCTAGAGCAGCAAGAGACAGCCATCCAATCTCAGGAGGCCCACATCGCTCAGCTCCAGTCTCAAATGGAGTCAGAAACTCCCCGGCTCAATCCACAAGACCTCAAGCGGCAAGTGCGGCAGGCAGTGGGGGACAAAGCCTGGTACTGCCTAACTCAGCAGAGCCAGAAAGATTTATATGCCGCCTATAAACACCAAGCCATCATCCAGGCCGAGCAGAGCGATCCGGCGCTAGCAGACTACTCTGAGGCCGGGCTGCGGCTGGGGTTTGCCGTTGAACGGGAGGTGATTCAGCCTTTCTTCCGCGATCTCTACCAGTTTCTGCTCGATCAGGGCAGCCCCGAGATGGGCGGGCTATTGCTAGGCCCACAGAAGAAATACACTCTAGGCATGCTGCCACCGATTTTGGCCCAGGAGTGGTCTTCGCTAAAAGACGCAGCGCTCAAAGCGGATCGGCCTACGGCTAAAAATCGGCTCTATGGCAAAGCCAGTGCTGGGGGGCAAATGTCGAGTAGCGATCGCACCCGTCTCAATGCCTTTTTGCAGCAGTGGGAGCACCCGATCGCAGATTGGTTTGGGCGGGCTCCGGCTGAAGCGGCCTCCTGCATCGACCAAATAAGCAAGCTGCGCAATATCGCAGCCCACGCCGAAAGCGTACTCTCCGGCTGGCACTACCAGCTGCTGCACCAGAAGGTTTTGGGAGACGACCAGCAGAAGGGTCTCTTCCAAAATATTTACCACAGCTAAGAGCAGCAGACTCAAGCTAGGATAGCCCCATTAAGTTCCTGTAAAGTGAAACAATTCCTAGCGGGGTTAGTCGGTATTTCCCCGTAAAAAGAAGACAGGGAAACGCAACCTCTATTGTCTGCTCCCATGCCGTCAACCATGACTCGCCCATGCCTAGACCTGCCGACCTCAAGCCGCTGCTGATCGCTGCTGGGGCTTTTACTCTGGTCGGATGTACTACCACCGCCAGCCCCGGCTCTCGCCCCATCCGATTTGTCACCGTGCAGCCAATTCAGGTGTGCGATGACTTTGGCCTGATTTGCGCTGATTTAGCCACTTTTGCTGAGTCCACCTCTAAAATTTGGGCTCAGGCCGATATTGAAGTCAGCTTTCTGCCGCCCAATCGGTTGCTGGGCTCGCGGTTCTTGACTATCGACTCTCGCGAGGAATTTGCTGAACTGTCGTTTGCTGGAGGGTCGGGAGCCTATGGCCGCAATCCCTCTTCAACCCGCACCTCTGGCCCTATCAACATGTGGTTTGTCGATGAGATTTTGCAGGGGGCATTTGAGGTTTTCGGCCTAGCGTGGGTGGATGCCAACGGGGTTTTGATCAGCGACAGTATTTTGGGCTTCAATAATGGGCGGGGCCGGATCGATACGGTTGCCCACGAAATTGGCCACAACCTGGGCCTGACCCACTCCAGCCTAGGCGGGGGCAGTGCCAACAATCTCATGACTGATGGCAGAGATCGAGCCGTTCCCACGACCCTCAATGACATCAATCCTGATGGGGCTAGACTGTCGCGGCTGACCGATGATCAGGTTGGTCGAGCCCGCAGCAGCCGACTGGTTTCAGGCAGCCCAGGCCCAACGCCTATAGTGGTGCCGATTGATCCCTTTCCCATCATCTTGCCGCTCCTGGAAGATAGCGACTTTGATGCTGTGCCTGTGGCGCTGGCTACCCCCTTGTCTCCCATTGCTGAAGCGTTTGCCGCACCGGTCAAAGCCCCTGCGGACTTTGAGGATGAAATGCTGCTAGCGACGCAGTTTGTGCCAGAGCCGACAGCCCAATCAGTCCCTGAGCCGCTAGGGCTATCCTGGTTAGGCGGCGGTATGCTGGCGTGGTTATTTTGGCGGAGGCAGCGATGATGACGATAGTTGCAGGACTTTTAGGCACCCTGACTCTGCTGTTGGGGTCAGCAAGCTCACCTAGCGCAGCTGCCGAGGAGATGCCGATGCTAAGTGAAGATGCGATCGCACGTCCCCCTGCCCATCAAGCGATTGTTTCTCCTGACCAAACCCACATTCTGGTGCTACAGAGCGGGGCCAACGATACGCCACAGACACTAACGGCAACGCTCTACAGCGCCAGCGGCAGCCTCTGCCAGCCCCAGTGGACCCAGACCCTGCCTCAGGAATATGGCCCTCGCTTTGTCCTAGTGAGCGACCTGGGCTACACCGTTCTGCTAGACGAGTGGATTAATGTGGCCAGCGATTATGCAGTGATGGTGCTTAATCCCGATGGGCAGAGGGTGGCCCAACACAGTTTCGACGAAGTGGCGGCAGTGCTGCAGACGCCCAGAGCCGAAATTGTAGAAAAGGCTCGCTATGGCTGGTGGATTTCGAGTGCGCCCATGCTCAGCCGCAACGACCAGACAGTCCAGGTTGACACGGCAGGCAAGCGCCTACACATCGGTACGACCGACGGACGGCTCTCGCTTTAATTCTCTCCCGCGGCTAAGCGCACAGACTTCGAGGCTCGACCCAGGACAGTAGATAAAACCTCAAAGCTCAAAATTAAAGCCTTTTTCTTTGAGCTGGCAGTACCGCTGAGGGTCAAATTGGTAGAGCTGAGCCGCTCGGTGAGCCACCCCAGTCTGCTTTTCGGGCAGGGGAATGAGCAGCTCCATATTGAGGATTTTCTTGCGGAAATTGCGCTTGTCTAGGGGTGCGGCCAAGATTACCTCGTAGAGCTGCTGCAGCTGGGTCAGGGTAAATTTTCCGGGCAGCAGCTCAAAGCCAATCGGCTCGTAGCGAATTTTGTTTCTCAGCCGAGTCAAAGCGACCTGGGCGATCTCGCAGTGGTCAAAGGCCAAGGGCGGCAGGTCCTCCACGGCAAACCAGCGGGCAGCACGGGCATCAGTCGCTGCCTGCACAGCATGATCATGGAGGTTGACCAGGGCATAGTAGGCCACAGTGATGATGCGATCGCGCGGATCTCGATCGACTCGGCCAAAGGTGTAAAGCTGCTCTAGAAATAAATGCCGCACGCCAGTTTCTTCTGCCAACTCTCGCAGCGCCGCCGCCTCTAGCGACTCCTCAGGCCGCACAAAGCCGCCCGGCAAAGCCCACTGCTGCTCAAACGGCGGCAGCTGACGCTGGATCAGCAAGACCTTCAGCCCATCCTGACCATTGAGGCCAAACACAGCGCAGTCTACAGTTAAACCGGCCCGAGGATAGGCATAGCAGTAAGACATAGAGGGAGCAGAGCCGTCAAATTGCCCCTTCCATTACAGCCATTTTCGCTTGCACTCGCCACCCATCCACGCCCTCAATCCTAGCTGCAGCTTACTGATCCAATAATCCGCCCCCGATGCCACCCAGCCCGGTCAGATGAAAGCTGGCATTCTGGGGATGGCGCTCTGATGCAGGGGCAGACAAATCTCAAAGGTCGTGCCACCAGCTTGATTCGAAACTACGGACAGAGTGCCACCGTGGGTCTGAGTGACAATCTGGTGGGCAATGGCCAGCCCCATGCCCGTGCCCTCTCCGACTGGCTTAGTGGTAAAGAAGGGATCAAAGACTAAATCCTTGACTGCTTCAGCAATGCCGATTCCGTTGTCTGTAATGCCAATGCAGACCTGCTCAGTATTCCAATGGGTGGTTAGCGTTACTGTCGGTACAGTATCCTCCCAGATCTGGTTGGTTTGAAATGTGCGGGCATCGAGCGCGTCGATGGCATTCTCTAGCAGCTTGACAAAGACTTGATTGAGCTGGCCCGCGTAGCACTCCACCTTGGGCATGTCCGTGTACTGGCGCAAAATCATGATTTCCGGCCGTCCTACGGTAGCCGCTAGCCGGTGCCGCAAGAGCTGCAGTGCGTCTTCTAGACCCTCAGTTAGCCGGACGGGCTTGAGTTCGGCTTCATCTAGCCGCGAGAAGTTGCGCAGGGCGGTAACAATATCCCGAATCCGGCTGGCTCCGTGTTCCATAGATCCCAGCAACCTGGGAGTGTCCTGAATGACAAAGTCCAAGTCCAATTCGTCTAGATGAGCCTGCACCGGAGCCGGTAGAGCGGCACCGTGTTGCTGACACAACACTGCCAGTTCCAGCAGATCCCGGGCAAAGCCCTGCAGGTAGGCCAAGTTGCCGGTAATCACGCCCAGGGGATTGTTGACCTCATGAGAAATGCCTGCAACTAGCCGCCCAAGGCTAGACATTTTCTCAGTTTGTACCAAAGCGGCCTGAGCAGCCCGCAACTCTCTCAGGGTCTTTTTTACGCCGTCTTCTACTCGCTGACGATGGGCCACTTCCTGCTGTAGCTGCGCTAGCAGGGTGGCCTGGTGGAGCACTTTAGCTTCTAGAGAGATTAGCAGGGCAATGCCAATCACAATGCCGGCCACGGCGCTAATCAAGTTATCGAGAAAGCCCAAATCCATCGCCATCAGACTCGGCAGCGCCATCATATCGATGTCTAGGCTGGGAAAGATGGCGGCTGGCAGCGGGGCTGGCCCAAAGTGGACTGCCGTCATGCCCGTGTAGTGCATGGAGGAGACAGCTAACCCTATCAGCAGAGCGCTGCTGACTTTTTGCAGGCTGCCGATGAGGGTGCTCGCTTGACGCAGGCAAAAGGTTATCCAGAGGGCGACAAAGGAAACTGCGATCGCAATCACCACAGAGGCCGCGACGGTAGAAAGGTTATACCGGGCCATCAGGGGCAGCCGCATGGCGGCCATTCCCAGATAGTGCATAGCTGCAATCGAGAGCCCCATCAACACACTGCCCAGCACCACATGGCGCAGCCCCAGAACAGGGCGGCTTACCAGACACAGCGCCAAACCCGCCGCTAGCACAGGCGGCAAGGCTGAGAGCACCACCATCACAAGGTCATACTGCACCGGCACCGGCAGCTCAAACGCCAGCATGCCGATAAAGTGCATGCTCCAGACGCCTGTGCTGAATGCGATCGCACCCCCTGCTAGCCAAAAGGTGCGGCTCCGGCCCTTAGCCGTAGCCACCTGCCCTGCAAAATCAAGAGCTGCATAGGCGGCCAAAACAGATAGCAAAAAGGAAAGCGCAACTAGCCGCAAATCGTAGTGATTTAACATGCAGGGAACAAAAATCAATCGAGGGAGAGAAGCTGAATGATTTCAAAACTAAGCCCGTTAACAGACTGAGCTCTAGCAACTTAGCTTGATCAGCCTTTGAGTTGGAAAAGGATGATTTCAAGCGGTCAGGGACTAGAGCTCTGGTTTGGGCTCTGCTAGCGGCACAGCGCGACTGCAGCGGCCTTACAAAAGTACACAGAAACAGGATCTAAACTCAGAATCTAGGGGGCGATGCTTGAAGCGAACTTTCAGAAAGCAATATCGAGTAGAGGCGAAACGATAAAAGCCAAACAATAGATGCAACCCAGAGCTCTCTACCTACTCATACCGGCACAGGAATGGCAGTCCAGTAATTTTCGGTAAAGATAAGCATTTTGGCTTACCCGGAGCAAACCCTTAATGATGTTCATTAAGTTTATTTAACTGTATTTATATCTGACGTCAGTCGTTGGGCAGATACTGCTCTGAACCGATGTGCTTTTTTTTACTCAGCTTAGTGTTAACATAACACCAAGACTTCCTCTAAAACTAAGTTTGTTTTAGGTCAAAGCTCGGCCCCTCCCGTCTCCACTGGGCCGAGTTTGCTATCGTTCGAAAAGAAGCCAGAGGATCCATCACGAAAATTGCTATGACCACTCCACCTCCCCTGCCGTTGCCCACTTTCTTTAAGCCTGATCGGGTTGGTGAGGTCTGGCGCGTGCCCTACGAGGAGCGGGCACAGCAGGCCAAAGCCTGGGCCAAAGAATACCAAATCACCCCTGCCAGTCAGGATGCGCCTCAGATCTGCCTGCTGGCCATTGATGTACAAAACACCTTCTGCATCCCCGGCTTTGAATTGTTTGTTGGCGGGCGCTCTGGCCTGGGTGCAGTAGAAGACAATACCCGGCTGTGCCAGTTTATTTACCGCAATTTGGGCCTGATCACCGAAATTGCCCCGACCCTCGACACCCACACCGTCCTACAAATCTTCCACGCCGAGTTTTGGGTCAATGCAGCCGGGGAAAACCCGCCGCCCATGACCCTGATCCACGCCGACGACGTGATCCAGGGCAAGTGGCAGGTCAATCCAGCGATCGCTCACAGCATTAATGGCGACTACAGTTCCCTACAGGAATACGCGCTGCACTATACCCGCCAGCTCGACGAGCGGGGTAAATATCCGCTCACCATCTGGCCCTACCACTCCATGCTGGGCGGCATCGGCCATGCGCTAGTATCTGCCTTCGAAGAGGCCTGCTTTTTTCACAACCTAGCTCGCAACAGCCAAACCCGCTTTGAGGTCAAAGGCGGCAACCCCCTCACCGAAAACTACTCGGTGCTAAGCCCGGAGGTGCTAGAAGATGGACGAGGAGATGCGATCGCACAAAAAAACAGCCCCCTGATCGAAAAGCTCCTCACCTTCGATGCAGTAATCATCGCTGGACAGGCCAAGAGTCACTGCGTCGCTTGGACTGTCGAAGATCTACTCAGCGAAATTCTGGTTAAAGATCCTCAACTTGCTCAAAAGGTCTACTTGCTTGAGGACTGCACCTCTCCTGTCGTTGTCCCTGGTGTGGTTGACTTTACCGACTCAGCTAACGATACCTTTGCCCGCTTCGCCCAAGCCGGTATGCATTTGGTACAGTCTTCTACACCGCTGGCTGACTGGCCCAATTTGGCCCTCTGAAGTCGACTGGTTGAATACAGCGATTTTCAGATCAATCAGCTACAGGCTGGGGTGGACAGACGGGTAGAC from Pseudanabaena sp. FACHB-2040 encodes:
- a CDS encoding NUDIX domain-containing protein, yielding MSYCYAYPRAGLTVDCAVFGLNGQDGLKVLLIQRQLPPFEQQWALPGGFVRPEESLEAAALRELAEETGVRHLFLEQLYTFGRVDRDPRDRIITVAYYALVNLHDHAVQAATDARAARWFAVEDLPPLAFDHCEIAQVALTRLRNKIRYEPIGFELLPGKFTLTQLQQLYEVILAAPLDKRNFRKKILNMELLIPLPEKQTGVAHRAAQLYQFDPQRYCQLKEKGFNFEL
- a CDS encoding isochorismatase, which encodes MTTPPPLPLPTFFKPDRVGEVWRVPYEERAQQAKAWAKEYQITPASQDAPQICLLAIDVQNTFCIPGFELFVGGRSGLGAVEDNTRLCQFIYRNLGLITEIAPTLDTHTVLQIFHAEFWVNAAGENPPPMTLIHADDVIQGKWQVNPAIAHSINGDYSSLQEYALHYTRQLDERGKYPLTIWPYHSMLGGIGHALVSAFEEACFFHNLARNSQTRFEVKGGNPLTENYSVLSPEVLEDGRGDAIAQKNSPLIEKLLTFDAVIIAGQAKSHCVAWTVEDLLSEILVKDPQLAQKVYLLEDCTSPVVVPGVVDFTDSANDTFARFAQAGMHLVQSSTPLADWPNLAL
- a CDS encoding MHYT domain-containing protein; amino-acid sequence: MLNHYDLRLVALSFLLSVLAAYAALDFAGQVATAKGRSRTFWLAGGAIAFSTGVWSMHFIGMLAFELPVPVQYDLVMVVLSALPPVLAAGLALCLVSRPVLGLRHVVLGSVLMGLSIAAMHYLGMAAMRLPLMARYNLSTVAASVVIAIAVSFVALWITFCLRQASTLIGSLQKVSSALLIGLAVSSMHYTGMTAVHFGPAPLPAAIFPSLDIDMMALPSLMAMDLGFLDNLISAVAGIVIGIALLISLEAKVLHQATLLAQLQQEVAHRQRVEDGVKKTLRELRAAQAALVQTEKMSSLGRLVAGISHEVNNPLGVITGNLAYLQGFARDLLELAVLCQQHGAALPAPVQAHLDELDLDFVIQDTPRLLGSMEHGASRIRDIVTALRNFSRLDEAELKPVRLTEGLEDALQLLRHRLAATVGRPEIMILRQYTDMPKVECYAGQLNQVFVKLLENAIDALDARTFQTNQIWEDTVPTVTLTTHWNTEQVCIGITDNGIGIAEAVKDLVFDPFFTTKPVGEGTGMGLAIAHQIVTQTHGGTLSVVSNQAGGTTFEICLPLHQSAIPRMPAFI
- a CDS encoding zinc-dependent metalloprotease family protein; its protein translation is MPRPADLKPLLIAAGAFTLVGCTTTASPGSRPIRFVTVQPIQVCDDFGLICADLATFAESTSKIWAQADIEVSFLPPNRLLGSRFLTIDSREEFAELSFAGGSGAYGRNPSSTRTSGPINMWFVDEILQGAFEVFGLAWVDANGVLISDSILGFNNGRGRIDTVAHEIGHNLGLTHSSLGGGSANNLMTDGRDRAVPTTLNDINPDGARLSRLTDDQVGRARSSRLVSGSPGPTPIVVPIDPFPIILPLLEDSDFDAVPVALATPLSPIAEAFAAPVKAPADFEDEMLLATQFVPEPTAQSVPEPLGLSWLGGGMLAWLFWRRQR